The region ACAGAAGACGGCCTTTTATAGGGGCGAAGTCCGCGAAAAGTTGCTTGCGAACGCCTGCCAGGACTGCTGGGACGAGTGGATAAAAATGCAGATCATGCTCATCAACGAGTACCGTCTCAACCTCATGGATCCTGCGACGGATGAGTTTCTCAACAAGCAGATTCTCGCATTCTTCAACCTCGACGACGGCGGGGAAGTTGCCGGCGTAGACTACGTTCCACCCGAAAACTGATTTTCCCCTTTCCCTCCGCCAATCCGCGGATGAATTATGCAGAAACTGCATATTTCCGGTGCTGACGATATGCAGTTTCTGCATAATTCCAGGTCGTTCATTATGCACATTCTGCATATTTTGAAAAAGAATGGGCCGCTCCGGAAGGAACGGCCCATTCGCGCATTCACTGCTTCCAAGAGCTTGGGAGCAGTAAGTGGGCCCTGCAGGACTTGAACCTGCGACCAATGGATTATGAGTCCACCGCTCTAACCAACTGAGCTAAGGGCCCAGAAAGAAAGACAACTTAGCCCCGTGCGCCGGGAAATGCAATACATGACAACCTCTCCGGCGGATACAGGATGGGGGCATCCGAAAGCCATTGCTGCAAAAAGACAAATTTTGTACTTTTTGACCCGATGGTATTTACCGTTTTACACCGGAGCAAGAATGTCAGAACAGGCAACACTCGAAGCACAGATTGAAGAAGTTATCAACGTGCAGATCCGTCCCTACATCGAATCGGACGGTGGACAGATCAACTTTGTAGAAATGAAAGACAATGTCGTCTATGTAGAGCTCGCGGGGGCCTGCGGCACCTGTCCCTCAGCGCAGATGACGCTGAAGGGCGGGGTGGAAGCAATCCTCCGCCGCCGTTTCCCCGAAATCGTTTCGGTGGAACTCGCCAGTCCCACCCAGGCGCCATACTGCTGATAAGCGGAAAGGATATGCGCATGCGCATCGATATTTGCCGCCCCTGCGTTTTTCACAGGGGCGTTTTTTTCTCCCTCATTTTCCTCATCGGGATTGCACCTTCAATACTGTCCCAGGTGCAGGAAACCCTGCCGCAGGAAACCCTGCCGCAGGAAAACCCGTCTCGAAAAGCGCTGCCGACGGAAGCGCAGCGCTTCGGTACGCGTCCAGCGGAATTCGATCAGCCCCAGGCGCCGACGGAAGAAGCCGTTCGGCTGCTGGAACCGCTGGAGGTTGAATATCCCGATTGGGCGATGCGGCAGCGCATTGAGGGTGTGAGCATCGTTGCAGTCTGGATTGACGCGAAGGGGGCGCCTGCGTACGGTGAATTGCGAGAAAGTTCAGGCCATGCGGTGCTTGACAGCATCGCGCTGCGCGCGGTACGCCGGGGGATATACAAGGCGGCGCGCAGAGAGGGTACAAACGTCGCCTCCCGCGTCAGCATTCCGGTGGAGTTTCGTCTGCGCCGCGATGAGGATCACTACGACGCGACGAAAAGCGGAGAGCAGCTTGAACAGGAGAGCGAAGAGCTGCGCCGCGCCCGCGACATGCTGCATGAAGAACAGCAGCGGCTCGAGGCAGAACGAAAATCGCTTGAGGAAGAGCTGAAACGCCTGCGAGCGGAAAAGAAAAAAGCGGAAGAGAACAAGTGACGCTCAGACGATGAGCAGACTGCGCGCTTACAATGGCTGCGCATATGAAACAAGGAAGGCGGGATTGCTCCCGCCTTTTTTCTGCCGTCGCTGTGCTTCGATTCAGCGTGTGAGCAGTATGCGCTGCACCACCCGGCTGTGTGCAGCCATTACATGCATGAAATATATGCCGGGTGGCACATCGCCTATCGCACATTGGATCGTCTGCAGTCCGGCAGCATACCTGCCTGCACTGCGGGACGCAAGGACTTCGCGTCCCAGAAGATCCGTGAGCTTCCAGTGCACTTCGCTTGCCTTCACGAGGCTGAGGGAAACAGTCAGGGATTGTCCTGCCACAGCCGGTTCCGGCCAGCTGCCCTGTACGGTCAGGGAAGCGGGATAGCCTGCGGCGTCTTCCACCGCCAGTGGATTGGCACCGAAATATTCAAAGCGTGCCGGAATATCATCTCCCTCCGCCACCAGACCCTCTCCGTTAGCTGCCTGCAGTCCCGCCATGGGCGTTCCATCAGGAAAGCTGATGCTTTCCGAAGCAATCTCCTGCCAGGAGTTTCGTTCCGTCGCATAGTATGCGGTGAACACGCCGCGTGTTCGTTCGAGTTTGAGAAACACGGTATCCACGACCACACCGAACACGCTGTGAAAATGTGTTTCTCCGTCCACTTCCCATTCCAGCCATACCCCGTTCGTGTCGGGTTTGATGCCCCGGGAAACCCGGATGTAATTATCATCGTCGATATAGTACAGCAACCCGGCGTTGTGATAGAGGTAATCCGGGGAAAAATAGAGCTGGGTTTCGAGAACGATGTTTCCGGTCGAAGGGACGTCCTGCAGGAACATGTTATGTACATTGTTGAACATGGTGCCATTGAGTGCGCCGCGCTGTGTTGTGATTTCCAGCAGGCCCTCCAGAAGCCGCCAGTGGTCCGGGACTTCACGGAACACCGTCCATTCCTTCTCCAGTGTGGGATTTTCGAAATCATCGTATTGCTGTGCATGAATCGGCAATGCGCTGAGTATCAGCAGTAACAGCATGCCTGACAGGTGTCGAATCCTCATGATGGACTCCTCCTTCATTGAATGTAGCTGCACATTCCATGCAACCCCGTGAAAAGGACCCGGCTGCGTCGTATCGTCACCGGGATATGTATCAGGCCAGCCGCTCTATGGACACGGCAAGAGGGAGAAAATTCCCATCATTTTAGTCTTGCACCACAGGACAGTTTCCACTAGTATGGATGAACAGTTCAGGTTCATCCATATACGTTTATATAGCTCATGAAGATGTTGAGAGCGATGTTTCTGAAAGCGGCCCTGCTTTCCGTACTGCTGTTTTCGTTCTCCGACCCGTCACTTCTCGCACAGCCCCTCGATGTGACCATTAATGAAGTGGATTTCAGCACCCTCCCGCGTGTGACCTTCAAGGCCTGTGTACGCAGGGATGGCGAAATCGTGAAAGGACTGCTGCCGGAGAACATTTCACTTCTCGAGAACGGTGAGCAGCGCGATCTGATCATCCGCTGCCCCGATCCGGATAAGATCAACTCTGTCGTCCTCGTTCTCGACAACAGTGGTTCGATTTTCTCCGCGTTGCCGAAGCTCGTGGAAGCGGCAAAAATTCTTGTCGACAGTCTCGGACCCAACGATGTAGCAGCGATCGTGACGTTCGGACAAAACATTGTCGTGCAGCAGGGATTCACGACAAACAAGCTTCAGCTCAAGGCGGTGCTCGACAACATGGTCGCGAGCGGCGGAACGGCCATTTTCAGCGCAACGTACCGTGCCTGTCAATTGCTCGAAAATCAGAA is a window of bacterium DNA encoding:
- a CDS encoding Fe(2+)-trafficking protein; the protein is MSVITCSRCSQEKEAVQKTAFYRGEVREKLLANACQDCWDEWIKMQIMLINEYRLNLMDPATDEFLNKQILAFFNLDDGGEVAGVDYVPPEN
- a CDS encoding NifU family protein; translation: MSEQATLEAQIEEVINVQIRPYIESDGGQINFVEMKDNVVYVELAGACGTCPSAQMTLKGGVEAILRRRFPEIVSVELASPTQAPYC
- a CDS encoding energy transducer TonB encodes the protein MRIDICRPCVFHRGVFFSLIFLIGIAPSILSQVQETLPQETLPQENPSRKALPTEAQRFGTRPAEFDQPQAPTEEAVRLLEPLEVEYPDWAMRQRIEGVSIVAVWIDAKGAPAYGELRESSGHAVLDSIALRAVRRGIYKAARREGTNVASRVSIPVEFRLRRDEDHYDATKSGEQLEQESEELRRARDMLHEEQQRLEAERKSLEEELKRLRAEKKKAEENK